Proteins co-encoded in one Rhodopirellula bahusiensis genomic window:
- the scpB gene encoding SMC-Scp complex subunit ScpB, whose product MNGYATPWAGRRAWANAMRQSPAATSWPSQSQGQQALSGPTPAQLSVPGGNRSTAADSHPAGSQSSHDNPNADVVDDGSTDAAAGEAFDPEDRLAARARIEAVLLIAKSPLNYRRLAALAGVEDATSARTLVGELNELYERLGRGIRIEQVAGGQRMMTRSVVAPWLRRLGFLAPAIRLSWPMMETLAVVAYRQDVTRADVEAVRGVACGEILRQLMQLDLVRISGRSEELGRPYLYGTTKRFLKICGLASIKSLPPIDWHASCDDVSQSAEGEVENIADEVTADELNSRDPSQTESHPRRESSDAESSETNPSETEHSHPTKESDVSVAAIETLATEFTASFDADQSGAVAVLDAPASDADAASSIDPSAVIEDEEDDLYENGYELDDEEDDDFDDDWDDEDDDSDDEEDDDDEDDEDSDDVDDDDDDDLDGTDDWEEVDDDEADEDWDDEDEEDDADDEEEEWED is encoded by the coding sequence ATGAATGGGTACGCCACACCTTGGGCCGGCCGTCGGGCTTGGGCCAACGCGATGCGGCAATCCCCCGCGGCGACCTCTTGGCCGTCCCAGTCGCAGGGACAGCAGGCACTCAGCGGACCAACGCCAGCACAACTTTCGGTGCCGGGCGGAAATCGATCGACGGCGGCTGATTCGCACCCAGCAGGCTCGCAATCCAGCCATGACAACCCGAACGCCGACGTCGTGGATGATGGATCCACCGACGCGGCTGCCGGAGAAGCTTTTGATCCCGAAGACCGCTTGGCTGCTCGGGCCAGGATCGAAGCGGTGCTGCTGATTGCCAAATCGCCGCTGAATTACCGGCGTTTGGCGGCCTTGGCCGGTGTCGAGGACGCTACTTCGGCTCGAACCTTGGTCGGGGAATTGAACGAACTTTACGAGCGATTGGGGCGTGGAATCCGAATTGAACAGGTCGCCGGTGGTCAGCGGATGATGACTCGGTCGGTTGTTGCACCTTGGCTGCGCCGACTTGGGTTTTTGGCTCCAGCGATCCGGTTGAGTTGGCCGATGATGGAAACGCTCGCCGTGGTGGCCTACCGCCAAGACGTCACGCGAGCGGATGTCGAAGCCGTGCGTGGTGTCGCGTGCGGTGAAATTCTGCGACAGTTGATGCAACTGGATTTGGTCCGGATCAGCGGTCGCAGTGAAGAGCTCGGGCGTCCCTACCTTTACGGGACCACCAAACGTTTTTTAAAAATCTGCGGATTGGCATCGATAAAGTCGCTGCCGCCGATTGACTGGCACGCATCCTGCGATGATGTTTCTCAATCTGCCGAAGGCGAGGTTGAAAACATCGCCGACGAAGTGACTGCCGACGAACTGAACTCGAGAGATCCCTCTCAAACTGAATCCCATCCTCGCCGTGAATCTTCGGACGCTGAGTCTTCGGAAACGAATCCTTCAGAAACCGAGCATTCGCACCCCACCAAGGAGTCTGACGTGAGTGTCGCTGCGATCGAAACTCTCGCCACTGAATTCACCGCTTCCTTCGACGCCGACCAGTCCGGTGCCGTGGCCGTTTTGGATGCACCCGCATCCGATGCGGATGCTGCATCGTCGATTGATCCTTCGGCTGTGATCGAAGACGAAGAAGACGATTTGTATGAGAACGGCTACGAGCTCGACGACGAAGAAGATGACGACTTCGACGACGACTGGGATGATGAAGACGACGACAGCGATGATGAAGAAGATGACGACGACGAGGATGATGAAGACTCGGACGACGTCGATGATGATGACGACGATGACCTCGACGGCACCGACGACTGGGAAGAAGTCGACGACGATGAAGCCGACGAAGATTGGGACGATGAAGATGAGGAAGACGACGCGGACGACGAAGAAGAAGAGTGGGAAGACTGA
- a CDS encoding response regulator, producing MFETSQAQLLMVEPEQVLAELATFRLELLGYRLEVVSSGGEAIDRLRHEPIDLLILDTKLPEGDGLEWLTELRLEFKADQVPALVFSLDPSLEMVRRAYLAGAQDYLITPFDPTVLEEKVQRLLPSHAETV from the coding sequence ATGTTTGAAACCTCCCAAGCCCAACTGTTGATGGTCGAGCCCGAGCAGGTCTTGGCTGAACTCGCGACCTTCCGTTTGGAGTTGCTGGGTTATCGCTTGGAAGTGGTCAGCAGCGGTGGCGAAGCGATCGATCGATTGCGACATGAACCAATCGACTTGTTGATCCTGGACACCAAGCTGCCCGAAGGCGACGGACTGGAATGGCTGACGGAATTGCGTCTGGAATTTAAAGCTGACCAAGTCCCCGCGTTGGTGTTCTCGCTTGACCCCAGTCTGGAAATGGTTCGTCGCGCTTACTTGGCCGGCGCTCAGGACTACTTGATCACACCGTTCGATCCGACCGTGCTCGAGGAGAAGGTTCAGCGTTTGTTGCCTTCTCATGCCGAGACCGTTTGA
- a CDS encoding GspE/PulE family protein gives MKRIGDILVELNILTNEQMDAAFAKKPRGVMIGDWLVQQSLVSNAQLGAALSEQFSVPFVDIDFSSVNPQVARLLPEDFARSQASVAIDVSDRMLTLAMVAPDDIETIAEAELMTGYKIQPVVALDDDVRDLLNRIYDDRAFARQTIVDMKFAEMAESGEVTEEDELAISAVSQEDAPVVKLVQAILSGAVSAGASDIHLEPHKPEMRVRYRVDGELQVVMTIPNHIEDSVISRIKVMGDMDTTENRRPQDGHLTVYENGKRVGFRISGIPTVDGQKLVLRLLDEGGQTFDLAGIGMPQRDYETIRRVIDKPHGMFVVTGPTGSGKSTTLYAALQHLNDDDRNIVTVEDPVEYRLPGINQVQSDNEFGMGFANALKYIMRQDPDVIMLGEIRDCETATTAVQAALTGHLVISTLHTNDAVGAVQRLADLGVDNFKIAGSLLGSVAQRLLRCVCENCKVDAPANLNLLEALDPEQIVPRDTTFVRGAGCKRCLGTGFAGRVPIFEIMPLNSDITAAIEAGVPNSQLEEMAHAAGMVPLRQAGLEAAVAGKTSLEEVYFKTSGDRRSNNSASIAGGRRSVDQPIPNAIA, from the coding sequence ATGAAACGCATTGGCGACATCTTGGTCGAATTGAACATTCTGACCAACGAACAAATGGACGCTGCCTTCGCGAAGAAACCACGCGGCGTGATGATCGGCGATTGGTTGGTGCAGCAATCCTTGGTCAGCAACGCGCAGCTGGGTGCGGCGTTGTCGGAACAGTTTTCGGTGCCCTTCGTCGACATCGATTTTTCCAGCGTCAATCCACAGGTCGCACGCCTGTTGCCGGAAGACTTTGCTCGTTCACAAGCCTCCGTCGCGATCGATGTCAGCGACCGAATGCTGACGCTCGCGATGGTCGCACCCGACGACATCGAAACGATTGCCGAAGCCGAGTTGATGACCGGCTACAAAATCCAACCTGTCGTGGCATTGGACGACGACGTTCGCGATTTGCTGAACCGCATCTACGACGACCGTGCCTTTGCACGTCAAACGATCGTGGACATGAAGTTCGCCGAGATGGCAGAATCAGGCGAGGTCACCGAAGAAGATGAACTGGCGATCTCCGCCGTCAGTCAAGAGGACGCGCCGGTGGTCAAACTGGTTCAAGCGATCTTGTCCGGTGCCGTTTCGGCGGGAGCAAGCGACATTCACTTGGAACCGCACAAACCCGAGATGCGAGTTCGCTACCGCGTTGACGGTGAGCTACAGGTCGTGATGACGATCCCCAATCACATCGAGGATTCGGTCATCAGTCGCATCAAGGTCATGGGCGACATGGATACAACCGAGAACCGTCGCCCGCAGGATGGTCACCTGACGGTTTACGAAAACGGCAAACGCGTGGGCTTTCGTATCAGCGGCATTCCAACCGTGGACGGTCAAAAGTTGGTGCTGCGACTGCTCGACGAAGGCGGACAAACGTTCGACCTGGCGGGTATCGGAATGCCTCAACGCGACTACGAAACCATCCGCCGCGTGATCGACAAACCTCACGGGATGTTTGTGGTGACGGGGCCAACGGGGAGCGGCAAAAGCACGACGTTGTACGCCGCTCTGCAGCACCTCAATGACGACGATCGCAACATCGTGACGGTCGAAGATCCGGTGGAATATCGATTGCCGGGAATCAACCAAGTCCAAAGCGACAACGAATTCGGGATGGGGTTCGCCAACGCGTTGAAGTACATCATGCGGCAAGACCCCGACGTGATCATGTTGGGCGAAATTCGCGATTGCGAAACGGCGACCACGGCCGTTCAGGCTGCTCTGACCGGTCACTTGGTGATCAGCACGTTGCACACCAACGATGCCGTCGGTGCGGTCCAACGATTGGCCGACCTCGGCGTCGACAATTTCAAGATCGCGGGTTCGTTGCTTGGAAGCGTCGCTCAACGATTGCTTCGCTGTGTTTGTGAAAACTGCAAGGTCGACGCACCTGCCAACTTGAACCTGCTGGAAGCACTCGACCCCGAGCAAATCGTTCCGCGAGACACAACCTTCGTTCGCGGTGCTGGTTGCAAACGTTGCCTCGGAACTGGGTTCGCCGGCCGGGTGCCGATCTTTGAGATCATGCCGCTCAATTCCGATATCACCGCCGCGATCGAAGCCGGAGTTCCAAACTCGCAGTTGGAAGAGATGGCTCATGCGGCCGGAATGGTGCCGCTTCGCCAAGCCGGTTTGGAAGCCGCTGTTGCCGGCAAGACATCGCTCGAAGAAGTGTATTTCAAAACCAGTGGCGATCGCCGCAGCAACAATTCAGCGTCGATTGCCGGCGGACGCCGATCGGTCGATCAACCCATTCCCAACGCGATCGCTTAA
- a CDS encoding type II secretion system F family protein: MSFPASTANATSSGGVMGFLRKLNSIEVGGPKRGVPKGCESTRIPPVALAQLMRLLLMLLQNGLTLPKALGSLAMDNSNRKYSSVLMKMRSTIMAGGSISDAMARYPRTFNKMQVQQVRLGERSGSLEMALMRVCEQVERKVALRKRIFKKISYPVLISVAGLGLMVFMCVVVVPEFETVYTASGVDLPPVTQFVTGLSRFMLTKGLLVFPLGFVAIVLWICGRRNPRIAAKMDAVFLRIPVVGPWLRDAAVLQFIEATSAMVQCGYKPIEAIEVASTCVRNRCVRSAIEDINHGVRRGEKLSVELGRYERFFPPTLCQLIGVGEQSGEFARSLQGTCDHLRERLESRIEASVGMLEPILTISLAVMIGGMVLSIYTPMFHMFEVLE; encoded by the coding sequence ATGTCATTTCCCGCTAGCACAGCCAACGCGACTTCCTCCGGCGGTGTGATGGGCTTTCTCAGAAAGCTCAACTCGATCGAGGTGGGAGGCCCCAAACGCGGCGTCCCCAAAGGATGCGAGTCCACTCGCATTCCACCGGTTGCGCTAGCGCAGTTGATGCGTTTGCTGTTGATGCTGCTTCAGAATGGACTGACGTTGCCCAAAGCACTCGGTTCGCTCGCGATGGACAACTCCAATCGCAAGTACAGCAGCGTGCTGATGAAGATGCGAAGCACGATCATGGCTGGCGGATCGATCAGCGACGCGATGGCTCGCTATCCGCGAACGTTCAACAAGATGCAGGTTCAGCAGGTCCGATTGGGCGAACGCAGTGGTTCGCTGGAGATGGCTCTGATGCGTGTTTGCGAGCAAGTTGAACGCAAAGTTGCCCTTCGCAAACGAATCTTCAAGAAGATCAGCTACCCGGTTTTGATCAGCGTCGCGGGTCTGGGATTGATGGTGTTCATGTGCGTCGTCGTCGTTCCCGAATTTGAAACCGTTTACACCGCCAGCGGAGTTGATCTGCCACCTGTGACCCAGTTCGTCACTGGTTTGAGTCGTTTCATGCTGACGAAGGGATTGCTGGTATTTCCTCTCGGATTTGTCGCAATTGTCCTGTGGATCTGCGGTCGCCGGAATCCAAGAATTGCCGCCAAGATGGACGCGGTGTTCCTGCGGATCCCCGTTGTCGGACCATGGCTTCGGGACGCTGCCGTTTTGCAGTTCATTGAAGCCACCTCCGCGATGGTTCAGTGTGGGTACAAACCCATCGAAGCAATCGAAGTCGCTTCGACCTGCGTCAGAAATCGCTGCGTACGAAGTGCGATCGAAGACATTAACCATGGTGTGCGCCGCGGCGAAAAGCTGAGCGTCGAACTTGGTCGGTACGAACGGTTCTTTCCACCGACCTTGTGCCAGTTGATCGGCGTTGGTGAACAATCGGGCGAGTTCGCTCGTTCGCTGCAAGGCACCTGCGATCACCTGCGTGAACGTCTGGAGTCTCGGATCGAAGCTTCCGTTGGAATGCTCGAACCAATTCTTACGATCTCATTGGCGGTGATGATCGGCGGCATGGTGCTGTCGATCTACACGCCGATGTTCCACATGTTTGAAGTGCTTGAATGA
- a CDS encoding competence type IV pilus major pilin ComGC, with protein sequence MMLDRSFIQSSHRSGARRAAFSILEIIVALTIATLFAMTGLAFIQTHGETAKSRACEGHRSMLQRDVELYEHETGRSPGRTLRELADEDYTGPNMPTCPTSGNAYALDGGDVTCPTHGK encoded by the coding sequence ATGATGCTTGACCGATCCTTCATCCAATCATCGCATCGGAGCGGTGCTCGCCGCGCCGCGTTCAGCATTTTGGAGATCATCGTGGCGCTCACGATTGCAACCTTGTTCGCGATGACAGGGTTGGCGTTCATCCAAACGCACGGCGAGACCGCGAAATCACGTGCCTGCGAAGGCCATCGGTCGATGTTGCAACGCGATGTCGAGTTGTACGAGCACGAGACCGGACGCTCGCCCGGTCGAACCCTGCGGGAATTGGCCGATGAAGATTACACCGGCCCGAACATGCCAACGTGCCCCACGTCGGGGAATGCGTACGCATTGGATGGCGGCGATGTGACCTGCCCCACCCACGGCAAATGA
- a CDS encoding sensor histidine kinase, with product MLRFIQSLFSSMSLERKCLLFFGSALVVLMCGAFCMVFLLADRWVSSTTQQQARDAAATEMMLIHAAATYTEHLPENKLEMTQQTIADLRSQLLSQDIEFDILGLEDPQPFENLSAPTQPTDPSELQLLRTLEPQFRSRLERLLSGDPIDLSKAVDLADDAAMSRIGPANRPVFDELGPTNGRYVYYEPVFMTTDCVPCHGPSGEIISLSKDEDPAKLAAQLPYRVKRISMPDDKIVKDMTGIRAIVVSIAMFIVAVTLFVLHAIVRYLVLQPLLHLRDVSDAITHGDTNQRANISTDDEFRELADAFNRMLRHLTETQTQLQSVNRELDARVDQFAQLNLQLYEANRLKTDFLANMSHELRTPLNSIIGFSEVLQGIDSLSEKQRRYASNIQKSGRLLLEMINDILDLAKVEAGKMEVRRSEFQLSRLVGAQCDMIQSLSEDKNISLSVEVPDDLPVAFQDPNKLGQIINNLLSNAIKFTPEGGMITVRVVDLHNDRFRLSVTDTGVGVADEDQPIIFQKFRQSKKVLDGDGLTREFAGTGLGLSIVKELAVLLGGEIDFQSELGRGSTFWVILPYRLSDHEMEENDVAIGNLAGVPHSA from the coding sequence ATGCTGAGGTTCATCCAAAGCCTGTTCTCATCGATGAGTCTGGAACGCAAATGCTTGCTGTTCTTTGGCTCGGCGCTGGTCGTGTTGATGTGCGGAGCATTCTGCATGGTGTTCCTGCTGGCAGATCGCTGGGTCAGCAGCACGACCCAGCAACAAGCTCGCGACGCGGCGGCGACGGAGATGATGCTGATTCACGCGGCGGCCACGTACACCGAACATCTGCCTGAGAACAAACTCGAGATGACTCAGCAAACGATCGCTGACCTCCGTTCGCAATTGCTTAGTCAAGACATCGAGTTCGACATCCTGGGACTCGAGGACCCGCAACCCTTTGAAAACCTCTCCGCTCCGACTCAGCCCACCGATCCGAGCGAACTGCAACTGCTTCGAACACTGGAACCACAGTTTCGCTCTCGCCTGGAAAGGTTGCTGTCTGGAGATCCGATTGACCTAAGCAAAGCGGTGGACTTGGCCGACGACGCAGCGATGAGCCGAATCGGTCCCGCCAACCGTCCCGTCTTCGACGAACTTGGCCCCACTAACGGTCGCTACGTCTACTACGAACCTGTCTTCATGACCACCGACTGTGTTCCGTGCCATGGCCCCAGCGGCGAAATCATTTCGCTCTCCAAAGACGAAGACCCCGCAAAGTTAGCTGCCCAACTGCCGTACCGAGTCAAACGCATCAGCATGCCCGACGACAAGATCGTCAAGGACATGACGGGCATTCGAGCCATCGTGGTTTCCATCGCAATGTTCATTGTCGCGGTGACTTTGTTTGTGCTGCACGCGATTGTTCGTTACTTGGTTTTGCAACCGCTGCTGCACCTGCGTGACGTCAGTGACGCGATCACGCACGGCGACACCAACCAACGAGCCAACATTTCAACTGACGATGAGTTCCGTGAATTGGCGGATGCCTTCAACCGGATGCTTCGTCACCTGACCGAAACACAGACTCAATTGCAAAGCGTCAACCGAGAACTCGACGCGCGGGTCGACCAGTTTGCGCAGTTGAACTTGCAACTCTACGAAGCCAACCGATTGAAGACGGATTTCTTGGCCAACATGAGTCACGAACTTCGCACGCCGCTGAATAGCATCATCGGATTCTCCGAGGTCCTGCAGGGCATCGATTCGCTGTCGGAAAAGCAACGTCGCTATGCGTCCAACATTCAAAAGAGCGGTCGTCTGCTTTTGGAGATGATCAACGACATCTTGGATTTGGCCAAAGTGGAAGCTGGCAAGATGGAAGTCCGCCGCAGTGAGTTCCAATTGTCACGATTGGTTGGGGCTCAGTGCGACATGATTCAGTCGCTGTCCGAAGACAAGAACATCTCGTTGTCGGTGGAAGTTCCCGATGATCTGCCGGTGGCGTTTCAGGACCCCAACAAGCTCGGCCAGATCATCAACAACTTGCTCAGCAACGCGATCAAGTTCACTCCGGAGGGAGGCATGATCACGGTTCGCGTGGTCGATCTGCACAACGATCGCTTCCGACTTTCGGTGACCGACACGGGAGTGGGCGTGGCGGACGAAGACCAACCGATCATCTTTCAGAAATTTCGTCAGAGTAAAAAGGTGCTCGATGGCGATGGCCTGACTCGCGAATTCGCAGGTACGGGGTTGGGACTTTCGATCGTCAAGGAACTTGCCGTGCTCTTGGGCGGCGAAATCGACTTCCAAAGCGAACTCGGGCGTGGGAGCACCTTTTGGGTGATCCTGCCGTACCGCCTCAGCGACCATGAGATGGAAGAAAACGATGTCGCGATTGGCAACTTGGCTGGCGTCCCGCACTCGGCCTGA
- a CDS encoding SHD1 domain-containing protein gives MNRSLRLALQWTLVVCMIAILSVSPASAGWLLKRIHSKNADCCEIATDTCCTAPEPVCCVPAPEPTCCEPAPISCEPAPTCCGSVEIVPAPVVSDACCGSVVAPISEGIVIEQPIYGDSTVVPMIEGEVIEGGIIEAPAMPAEDSTDVAPPTPAEPATEEPFVEPQADPAANAEAEDAMPIEEPAEEAPVVEPPAEEPPAEEPVMEEPAVEEPVAEEPAVEEPTEDLFPADDNPFPQDAPAEETPGFDMPVEEAPAEEAPADDAFGDLFGGEAEMPAEPATPDVEAPETQSVDDLFGGDAAPADPVMPEAPIEEAPAADAFGDLFGGEAEAPADMPADQPADDGFGDLFGGEAEAPVEEAMPEESGLDGLFDDAAPAEEAPADGGLDDLFGDPPAEDTSESAIDDLFGQSKQQLADSEVTQVVTEKKVAKTVDVLDSTKTRTWIDNTGNWGTDGRLVEVRENEIQILKSNGRTCTVPMERLSEADRSYVDSIRAQVSELLFAMASVD, from the coding sequence ATGAATCGTTCCCTTCGCCTCGCACTGCAGTGGACGTTGGTGGTCTGCATGATCGCCATTTTGAGCGTGAGTCCCGCTTCGGCCGGATGGCTGCTGAAGCGAATTCACAGCAAAAATGCTGACTGCTGCGAAATCGCGACGGACACCTGCTGCACCGCTCCAGAGCCTGTTTGCTGTGTCCCCGCACCCGAACCAACTTGTTGTGAACCCGCACCGATCAGCTGCGAACCAGCTCCGACCTGCTGCGGCAGTGTTGAAATCGTTCCCGCACCCGTCGTTTCCGACGCTTGCTGTGGTTCGGTCGTGGCACCGATCAGCGAAGGCATCGTCATCGAACAACCGATCTACGGCGATTCAACCGTCGTTCCTATGATCGAAGGGGAAGTGATCGAGGGCGGCATCATCGAAGCTCCCGCCATGCCAGCCGAAGATTCGACAGACGTCGCTCCACCCACACCTGCTGAACCAGCGACGGAAGAGCCGTTCGTTGAGCCTCAAGCGGATCCGGCTGCCAACGCCGAAGCGGAAGACGCGATGCCGATCGAAGAGCCAGCTGAAGAAGCACCGGTTGTCGAGCCACCAGCTGAAGAGCCACCAGCCGAAGAACCAGTGATGGAAGAACCTGCTGTTGAGGAACCTGTCGCAGAAGAGCCAGCAGTCGAAGAACCAACCGAGGATCTGTTCCCCGCTGACGACAACCCGTTCCCGCAAGACGCACCCGCGGAAGAAACTCCTGGCTTCGACATGCCAGTCGAAGAAGCACCGGCTGAGGAAGCTCCCGCCGACGACGCGTTTGGCGATCTGTTTGGTGGCGAAGCGGAGATGCCCGCCGAGCCTGCGACCCCAGACGTCGAAGCTCCGGAAACTCAATCGGTCGATGACCTATTTGGTGGCGACGCTGCTCCTGCGGATCCCGTGATGCCGGAAGCTCCGATCGAAGAAGCTCCCGCCGCCGATGCCTTTGGCGATCTGTTCGGTGGCGAAGCGGAAGCACCTGCCGACATGCCCGCCGACCAACCAGCCGACGATGGCTTTGGTGATTTGTTTGGCGGTGAAGCGGAAGCTCCCGTTGAAGAAGCGATGCCAGAAGAAAGTGGCTTGGACGGATTGTTCGACGACGCTGCTCCTGCCGAAGAGGCTCCCGCGGACGGCGGCTTGGACGACCTGTTCGGTGATCCACCAGCCGAAGACACCTCGGAGTCTGCGATCGACGATCTGTTCGGCCAAAGCAAGCAGCAACTGGCCGACTCGGAAGTCACGCAAGTCGTGACTGAAAAGAAGGTCGCCAAGACCGTCGACGTTTTGGACAGCACCAAGACTCGTACCTGGATCGACAACACTGGCAACTGGGGCACCGACGGTCGATTGGTCGAAGTTCGTGAAAACGAAATTCAGATCCTGAAATCGAATGGCCGCACCTGCACCGTTCCGATGGAACGACTCAGTGAAGCCGATCGATCGTACGTCGATTCCATTCGTGCCCAAGTCAGCGAACTATTGTTCGCGATGGCTTCGGTCGACTGA
- a CDS encoding tyrosine-type recombinase/integrase — MTKSSQAAVFPLFRHRNGQWAKKVNGKHRYFGADRDEALKRWLETKDDLLAGVEPTPVADSPTIAELANLYIDRCRLRVESDEMAGSTAIEYENVLHRMIGFVGREAQPATWKPIDFAKLKERLHEPIKRTAGPRGGLKGKSVKRRSATTVAIDIRAIKAFLNWCSKSALIPPPHFGPDFVPPSQKKLRKVKRESGRRDLSPADILSIIESASVNLKPLIFLGINAGIGNKDLSLFTLDRLPEMTGDVWIDYPRNKTEADRRFCLWPETRDAIATYLAKRPGPAGSSNTNLVFLTRQGSAWVRGDGSSRMDAIGQAFKKARTDAGVERGTFYDLRRTFQTVANETGDFQAARLVMGHSSHANDMTDRYTQAIGDDRIRRVINHVREWLYAS; from the coding sequence ATGACAAAGTCGTCGCAAGCTGCTGTTTTCCCGCTGTTCCGCCATCGGAACGGCCAGTGGGCCAAGAAGGTAAACGGAAAGCACCGTTACTTCGGTGCCGACCGTGATGAAGCCCTGAAAAGGTGGCTGGAAACCAAAGATGATCTCTTGGCGGGTGTCGAGCCGACGCCCGTTGCAGATTCGCCAACTATCGCCGAGTTGGCGAACCTTTACATCGACCGATGCCGACTCCGCGTCGAATCCGACGAGATGGCAGGGTCTACCGCCATCGAATACGAAAACGTCCTTCATCGGATGATTGGTTTCGTTGGTCGTGAGGCTCAACCGGCAACCTGGAAGCCGATCGACTTCGCCAAACTCAAAGAGCGTTTGCACGAACCAATCAAACGCACTGCGGGCCCCCGAGGTGGATTGAAGGGCAAATCGGTCAAACGCCGATCGGCAACGACGGTCGCGATCGACATCAGAGCGATCAAAGCGTTTCTGAACTGGTGTTCCAAATCAGCGTTAATCCCGCCGCCCCACTTTGGTCCAGACTTCGTTCCGCCAAGCCAAAAGAAGCTTCGCAAGGTGAAGCGGGAAAGCGGACGTCGTGATCTCTCGCCGGCGGATATCCTCTCGATCATCGAATCTGCGTCAGTGAACCTGAAGCCACTGATTTTCCTTGGAATCAATGCTGGCATCGGCAACAAGGATCTTTCGCTTTTTACTCTCGATCGACTGCCGGAGATGACCGGCGACGTATGGATCGACTATCCGCGAAACAAAACGGAAGCCGACCGCCGTTTCTGCTTGTGGCCGGAAACCCGCGATGCGATTGCAACTTATCTCGCCAAGCGACCCGGGCCGGCTGGTTCATCGAACACCAACTTGGTTTTCCTGACGCGACAAGGCAGTGCGTGGGTCCGCGGTGATGGCAGCAGCCGTATGGATGCGATTGGCCAGGCATTCAAGAAGGCAAGGACCGATGCAGGCGTTGAACGTGGGACGTTTTATGACCTTCGCCGAACGTTTCAGACTGTCGCAAATGAGACCGGAGACTTTCAAGCCGCTCGTTTGGTGATGGGGCACAGTTCGCACGCCAACGACATGACCGACCGATACACGCAGGCGATCGGCGATGATCGAATCCGTCGCGTTATTAATCATGTTCGAGAATGGTTGTATGCATCATGA